One Rhea pennata isolate bPtePen1 chromosome 3, bPtePen1.pri, whole genome shotgun sequence DNA segment encodes these proteins:
- the GDF7 gene encoding growth/differentiation factor 7: MRLRAAAAALCLCLLGACRLRRGLEAAAVRGPPAAAPQRPSAAAPSSSSASSSSSSAASPFSSPPRRDGALRNGTLVPHHYMVALYQRLAGRRGAGRRADTVTGFAERARSDASPSAPEQRYLFDISSLPEVEEVTGAELRVLRALPENRSLALSPEGTFHHLLLSTCPSRDGEEPRLLDSRAVDLLDAGSSRWEVFDVWEALRDRREKSPSGKLLCFLLRIVSDQSGRLLPPRQLGFSKPRPQPHERALLVAFSRTQRKENLFKEIRDKIKALGSPPFLEPPDPGRETYPKRRRRRTTIAARSGGRGHGKKAKTRCSRKPLHVNFKELGWDDWIIAPLDYEAYHCEGVCDFPLRSHLEPTNHAIIQTLMNSMDPESTPPSCCVPSKLSPISILYIDSGNNVVYKQYEDMVVETCGCR, encoded by the exons atgcgcctccgcgccgccgccgccgccctctgcctctgcctgctcgGCGCCTGCCGCCTCCGCCGCGGGCTGGAGGCCGCCGCCGTGCgcggcccgccggcggccgctccCCAGCGACCCTCCGCAGCCgcgccttcctcctcctccgcctcctcctcctcctcctccgccgcctcccccttctcctccccgcCGCGGAGGGACGGGGCTCTCCGCAACGGCACCCTGGTGCCGCACCACTACATGGTGGCCCTCTACCAGCGCCtggccggccgccgcggcgccggccgccgcgccgacACGGTGACGGGCTTCGCGGAGCGGGCGCGCAGCG ATGCCTCCCCCTCTGCGCCCGAGCAGAGGTACCTCTTCGACATCTCCAGCCTGCCGGAGGTAGAGGAGGTGACCGGCGCGGAGCTGCGGGTCCTGCGCGCCCTCCCCGAGAACAGGAGCTTGGCCCTGTCCCCCGAAGGCACCTTCCACCACCTCCTGCTCTCCACCTGCCCCAGCCGGGACGGTGAGGAGCCCCGGCTGCTGGACTCCCGCGCTGTGGACCTTTTGGATGCCGGCTCCTCCAGATGGGAGGTGTTTGATGTGTGGGAAGCCCTGCGGGATCGGAGGGAGAAATCACCCTCGGGCAAGCTGCTGTGCTTCCTGCTGCGGATCGTGTCGGATCAGTCGGGGCGGCTCCTGCCCCCCCGGCAGCTGGGGTTCAGCAAGCCCCGGCCACAGCCCCACGAGAGAGCCCTGCTTGTCGCCTTCTCCCGCACCCAGAGGAAGGAGAACCTCTTCAAGGAGATCCGGGATAAGATCAAGGCCCTGGGCAGCCCCCCGTTCCTGGAGCCCCCCGACCCCGGCCGGGAGACGTATCCCAAGCGGAGGAGGAGACGGACCACCATCGCCGCCCGCTCCGGGGGCAGAGGGCACGGGAAGAAGGCGAAGACCCGCTGCAGCAGGAAGCCCCTGCACGTGAACTTCAAGGAGCTGGGCTGGGACGACTGGATAATCGCCCCCCTGGATTACGAGGCGTATCACTGCGAGGGGGTGTGCGACTTCCCCCTGCGCTCCCACCTGGAGCCCACCAACCACGCCATCATCCAGACGCTGATGAACTCCATGGACCCCGAGTCCACCCCCCCCAGCTGCTGCGTGCCCTCCAAGCTCAGCCCTATCAGCATCCTCTACATAGACTCCGGCAACAACGTGGTTTACAAACAGTATGAGGACATGGTCGTGGAGACTTGTGGCTGCAGGTAG